A genomic region of Rhipicephalus sanguineus isolate Rsan-2018 chromosome 3, BIME_Rsan_1.4, whole genome shotgun sequence contains the following coding sequences:
- the LOC119385949 gene encoding tigger transposable element-derived protein 4, producing MSRPKQCKSLTLERKVELIKEVEKAGRSKSCIAKEFGIPLSTLSTVLKNKQKVLEGFEQSFSSKRKRVRASKFPDVESALLLWLQNVRAANLPVTTQMMMEKADALALQMGHADFSCSNGWFERFKKRNNVSSKPIHGESGIVDEQAADAWRNLRLAELQKEYADKDIFNLDEAALFYKMLPNRTYTPKGEACSGAKQRKDRITILFGANATGDEKLPLLIIGKSLNPRCFRNARLPRDVTYRANKTAWMTAALFEEHVRALDLEDGKGRSESVVCCG from the coding sequence ATGTCCCGCCCAAAGCAGTGCAAATCTCTGACGTTGGAGAGAAAAGTCGAGCTAATCAAGGAAGTAGAAAAGGCAGGTCGAAGCAAGTCGTGCATCGCCAAGGAATTCGGCATCCCTTTGTCAACCCTCTCGACAGTGCTCAAGAACAAACAAAAGGTTTTGGAAGGCTTCGAGCAAAGCTTCTCAAGCAAACGGAAGCGCGTTCGAGCGTCCAAATTCCCGGACGTCGAATCAGCACTTCTGTTGTGGCTCCAAAACGTTCGAGCAGCCAATCTTCCCGTGACAACCCAAATGATGATGGAAAAAGCAGACGCTTTGGCACTGCAGATGGGTCACGCGGACTTCAGCTGCAGCAATGGCTGGTTCGAGCGGTTTAAGAAGCGAAATAACGTGTCATCAAAGCCTATCCACGGCGAAAGCGGCATTGTCGACGAACAGGCTGCAGACGCATGGCGCAACCTACGCCTCGCCGAGCTGCAAAAGGAGTACGCGGACAAGGACATTTTTAACCTCGACGAAGCCGCTCTCTTTTACAAAATGCTGCCTAACCGCACATACACACCAAAAGGCGAAGCGTGCTCGGGCGCTAAGCAACGCAAAGACAGGATAACCATTCTTTTTGGTGCCAACGCTACCGGCGATGAAAAGCTGCCCCTCCTCATTATTGGCAAGTCGCTTAATCCCAGGTGTTTCCGAAATGCACGGCTCCCGAGGGATGTGACATACCGCGCCAATAAAACGGCCTGGATGACGGCGGCGCTTTTCGAAGAGCATGTCCGTGCGCTTGACCTGGAAGATGGCAAAGGACGGTcggaaagtgttgtttgttgtggatAA